From the genome of bacterium, one region includes:
- a CDS encoding peptidase MA family metallohydrolase, giving the protein MVNKIIIIVCFLFFPFSLCSQQWQSLQSQHFMIHFTQSDKKVALRTIQIAEESYQTITADIGFTVDQRTFIFIFPSRKEFELANKGVQKQIVGQACVGKDNIIVIQSPKSNLNITLEKTIRHELTHIVLGAVFKKGYLPRWLNEGLAMYEAKEWQLVNNMYLGQAYLTDKLLPFSSLTYTFPRDDFQTQLAYAQSFDIVLFMINRYGKEKVIKLIKELSYGTEFNSAFNKSFGMDFGKLETNWYASLKKRFNWVSVVTSSYLLWLIFPVLCLVVYMIKRHQVKKKIREWEEEDNYQLTDY; this is encoded by the coding sequence ATGGTAAATAAAATTATTATCATCGTATGTTTTCTCTTTTTCCCTTTCTCTCTTTGCTCACAACAATGGCAATCTCTACAAAGTCAACATTTTATGATACATTTCACGCAATCTGATAAAAAGGTAGCACTTAGAACTATTCAAATCGCCGAAGAATCTTATCAAACAATTACTGCCGATATTGGATTTACTGTGGACCAACGGACTTTTATCTTTATTTTTCCTTCTCGAAAAGAGTTTGAGTTAGCCAATAAAGGTGTCCAAAAACAAATTGTGGGACAAGCCTGTGTTGGTAAAGATAACATTATTGTCATTCAATCACCTAAAAGTAATCTAAATATTACCCTTGAAAAAACAATCAGGCATGAACTTACTCATATTGTCTTAGGTGCGGTGTTCAAAAAAGGCTATTTACCACGATGGTTAAATGAAGGGCTGGCTATGTATGAGGCGAAAGAATGGCAATTAGTAAATAATATGTACCTCGGTCAGGCATATCTGACTGACAAATTACTCCCTTTTTCAAGTCTCACTTATACCTTTCCCCGGGATGACTTCCAAACACAATTAGCTTATGCACAAAGTTTTGATATTGTTTTGTTTATGATAAATCGGTATGGTAAAGAAAAGGTTATTAAGTTAATAAAAGAATTAAGTTATGGCACTGAATTTAATTCAGCCTTTAACAAATCATTCGGGATGGATTTTGGGAAGTTAGAAACTAACTGGTATGCGTCTTTGAAGAAAAGATTTAACTGGGTTTCTGTTGTTACGAGTAGTTATTTACTCTGGCTTATATTTCCTGTTTTATGTCTTGTGGTTTATATGATAAAGCGACATCAGGTCAAGAAAAAGATAAGAGAATGGGAGGAAGAGGATAATTATCAATTAACAGATTATTGA
- the amrB gene encoding AmmeMemoRadiSam system protein B, with the protein MAERLLQENGHEPRRMKIGKHRWRKDFLSTLYFLLSTSYGYIKMWHKLLIISLSLLLPVQGCSQTQTPSKDIPQNIRQPAVAGGFYPADPTELKNQINGFLNNVQKEKIEGRIIGLMVPHAGYDYSGEVAAHCFKQLEGLSFDTVVIIGMSHFAHFDGIAVDTSDAYQTPFGLVKIDTELTSALIKSDPKIKSLPQVHEKEHSLEVEIPFLQRVLKEFKIVPILMSNPNDAQVLARSLILNSKGKNILFIASSDMTHYPPYEIANKVDKKTLSLIKEMNINELVAWLNEPHEKCSTLLCGVGAVLTLMLVTKELGIHQATVLNYANSGDVPIIGDKSKVVGYGAVIFAQKEEKAMMLDKEEQGVLLKIARRTIEDYIKNRHIPPVEVDDYPELQEPAGAFVTLTKNKQLRGCIGYIKAIAPVAQAVSKMAIAAATEDPRFSPVTKDELDQIKIEITVLSELTRINDIEQIEIGKHGLYMVKGYNSGLLLPQVATEQGWNREQFLTHTCYKAGLPPNAWKEKETEIYIFTGLIFHEE; encoded by the coding sequence GTGGCTGAACGGTTACTTCAGGAGAACGGACATGAACCGAGAAGAATGAAAATAGGGAAACATAGGTGGAGGAAAGATTTTCTCTCTACTCTCTACTTTCTACTCTCTACTTCCTATGGATATATTAAAATGTGGCACAAATTACTTATTATCAGTTTAAGCCTATTATTACCTGTTCAGGGATGTTCACAAACACAAACTCCGAGCAAAGACATTCCTCAAAATATTCGTCAGCCAGCAGTGGCTGGTGGTTTTTATCCCGCTGACCCAACAGAGTTAAAAAATCAAATCAACGGCTTCTTAAATAATGTCCAAAAAGAAAAGATTGAGGGTAGAATAATTGGTTTAATGGTGCCTCACGCCGGGTATGATTATTCAGGAGAGGTCGCGGCTCATTGTTTTAAACAACTCGAAGGACTTTCATTTGATACCGTAGTGATAATAGGAATGAGCCATTTTGCCCATTTTGATGGTATTGCCGTTGATACATCTGATGCTTATCAGACACCATTTGGATTGGTAAAGATAGACACTGAGCTGACCTCTGCATTAATCAAGTCAGACCCAAAAATTAAATCTTTACCTCAAGTCCATGAGAAAGAGCATTCGTTAGAAGTTGAAATCCCTTTTCTTCAACGGGTATTGAAAGAATTTAAAATTGTTCCAATACTTATGAGTAATCCAAATGACGCTCAAGTTTTAGCCAGAAGTCTTATTTTAAATAGTAAAGGCAAAAATATTTTATTCATTGCCTCATCCGATATGACTCATTATCCACCTTATGAAATAGCCAACAAGGTAGATAAAAAAACCCTCTCTTTAATCAAAGAGATGAATATTAATGAATTAGTTGCCTGGCTCAATGAACCCCATGAGAAATGTAGCACCTTGCTTTGTGGAGTTGGGGCGGTTTTGACATTAATGTTGGTCACCAAAGAACTTGGAATCCACCAGGCAACTGTTTTAAATTATGCTAATTCGGGTGATGTGCCAATAATTGGTGATAAATCAAAAGTAGTTGGCTATGGAGCAGTTATCTTTGCACAAAAGGAGGAAAAAGCTATGATGTTAGATAAGGAAGAACAAGGGGTATTGCTTAAAATTGCCAGAAGGACGATAGAAGATTATATTAAAAACAGGCACATTCCACCAGTAGAGGTAGATGATTATCCCGAGCTTCAAGAGCCGGCGGGTGCATTTGTTACCCTTACCAAAAATAAGCAATTGCGTGGTTGTATTGGTTACATCAAGGCTATTGCCCCAGTAGCTCAAGCTGTGAGTAAAATGGCTATTGCCGCCGCAACAGAAGACCCAAGATTTTCACCTGTAACCAAAGATGAATTAGACCAGATAAAGATTGAAATTACGGTTCTCTCAGAATTAACACGAATAAATGATATTGAGCAAATTGAAATAGGCAAACATGGACTTTATATGGTCAAAGGGTATAATTCAGGCTTACTTCTTCCTCAGGTAGCCACCGAGCAAGGTTGGAATCGTGAACAATTCCTTACCCATACCTGTTATAAAGCGGGCCTCCCGCCAAACGCCTGGAAAGAAAAAGAGACAGAAATCTATATCTTTACAGGCTTAATCTTTCATGAAGAATAA
- a CDS encoding MotA/TolQ/ExbB proton channel family protein, whose amino-acid sequence MDIVSVFGIIGGIAACVGCVLLEEIGIVGQGYLNIPGAVIIGSGSVLATGAMFTMKELMKTPTFLKIMFFNKEEEPKEIIETMIAFAQKARREGLLALEADIENIKDPYFQKGIQLVVDGVDPELIEEILDIDLTHMKHRHKLGEDIFMSAGGIAPTMGILGAIMGLTGALGKMGGGDIMTTVHSLAIAFIASFYGVALANLVLIPIAMKLKRLNENEVFVKDLIVTGVLSIQAGDNPRIVEEKLKAFFNKEEWPLKAEAEGK is encoded by the coding sequence ATGGATATAGTTAGTGTCTTTGGAATCATAGGTGGTATTGCCGCTTGTGTTGGTTGTGTGTTACTTGAAGAGATAGGAATAGTTGGTCAGGGATATTTGAACATCCCTGGTGCGGTCATCATTGGTTCAGGCTCAGTGCTGGCGACCGGGGCGATGTTCACGATGAAGGAATTAATGAAGACGCCAACCTTCCTAAAAATTATGTTTTTTAATAAGGAAGAAGAACCAAAAGAGATTATTGAAACAATGATTGCTTTTGCTCAGAAGGCTCGACGCGAAGGATTATTAGCTTTAGAAGCAGATATCGAAAATATTAAAGACCCATATTTTCAAAAAGGCATTCAGTTAGTGGTGGATGGCGTAGACCCCGAATTGATTGAGGAAATCCTTGATATAGATTTAACCCATATGAAACATAGACATAAATTAGGCGAGGATATTTTTATGTCTGCCGGAGGTATTGCCCCAACTATGGGAATTTTAGGCGCGATTATGGGGCTAACCGGTGCCCTGGGGAAAATGGGGGGTGGAGACATTATGACCACGGTTCACTCGCTGGCAATTGCGTTTATTGCCTCTTTCTATGGTGTTGCTCTGGCTAACCTGGTTCTTATTCCTATTGCTATGAAATTAAAAAGATTAAATGAAAATGAGGTTTTTGTAAAAGACCTGATTGTTACAGGTGTTTTATCTATTCAAGCCGGTGATAACCCCAGAATCGTTGAGGAAAAATTAAAGGCATTCTTTAATAAAGAAGAGTGGCCACTCAAAGCTGAGGCTGAAGGAAAATAA
- the argJ gene encoding bifunctional glutamate N-acetyltransferase/amino-acid acetyltransferase ArgJ translates to MKEINGGITSINGILTAGGHCGIKPEKKDIALIYSPIPATAVALFTRNKLKAAPLIVTKEHLQTSKKIHAIIINSGNANACTGKQGLKDAKKMAQITALSLGVPIKTVLVASTGIIGKPLPMEKIEKGIKQLIKFLGPKSEDAAWAILTTDTKPKEIALEFELTGGIKAKIGAMAKGAGMICPNLATMLVFITTDVAISKRLLKKALTTAVNKSFNLITIDGDTSPNDMVILLANGLAKNEVITSSNTNDFNKFQQSLDYVCSNLAQKMVEEGEGVTKLLKINVKGAKSFLEAKQVAMSVAKSQLVRCAFYGQDPNWGRIITACGYSGIKINPNIIDIYFDRELIAKNGQGIAFNLDKVKNILSQKEILITIDLKQGRQEIMVLGSDLSMEYVRLNAHYTT, encoded by the coding sequence ATGAAAGAGATAAATGGTGGGATTACATCTATAAATGGCATTTTAACTGCCGGAGGGCACTGCGGCATAAAACCAGAGAAAAAAGATATAGCGCTTATCTATTCCCCGATACCCGCTACGGCTGTAGCTCTATTTACCAGGAATAAACTTAAGGCTGCTCCTTTAATTGTAACAAAAGAACATCTACAAACCTCAAAAAAAATCCACGCTATCATCATTAATAGTGGAAATGCTAATGCCTGTACCGGCAAGCAAGGGTTAAAAGATGCTAAAAAAATGGCACAAATTACTGCACTTTCTCTTGGCGTGCCGATAAAGACGGTTTTAGTTGCCTCCACAGGTATCATTGGAAAACCATTACCAATGGAAAAGATTGAAAAGGGAATAAAACAATTAATTAAATTCCTGGGTCCAAAAAGTGAAGATGCCGCATGGGCTATTCTAACAACGGATACTAAACCTAAAGAGATTGCTCTGGAATTTGAACTAACTGGTGGAATTAAGGCAAAAATAGGCGCTATGGCAAAGGGCGCCGGAATGATATGCCCAAATTTAGCCACAATGTTAGTTTTTATCACTACAGATGTCGCTATCAGTAAAAGATTATTAAAAAAGGCATTAACTACGGCGGTGAATAAATCCTTTAACTTAATCACCATTGATGGAGATACAAGCCCAAATGATATGGTTATTCTTTTAGCCAATGGTCTTGCAAAAAATGAAGTGATAACTTCTTCTAACACGAATGATTTCAACAAATTCCAACAGTCATTAGATTATGTATGTTCAAATTTAGCCCAAAAGATGGTAGAAGAAGGAGAAGGGGTAACTAAACTTCTAAAAATTAATGTTAAAGGAGCAAAATCATTTCTTGAGGCAAAACAGGTCGCAATGAGTGTTGCCAAATCACAACTCGTTAGATGTGCCTTTTATGGTCAGGACCCTAATTGGGGAAGAATTATAACTGCCTGTGGGTATTCCGGGATAAAAATAAATCCGAACATAATTGATATCTATTTCGACCGAGAATTAATTGCAAAAAATGGACAGGGCATAGCTTTTAATTTAGATAAAGTTAAAAATATCTTATCTCAAAAAGAAATCTTAATTACGATTGACTTAAAACAAGGCAGACAGGAAATAATGGTCTTAGGCAGTGATTTATCTATGGAATATGTCCGCCTTAATGCCCATTATACTACTTGA
- a CDS encoding prephenate dehydrogenase/arogenate dehydrogenase family protein, whose amino-acid sequence MRERTGDSEMEGIKSIAIIGVGLIGGSLGLALKKANLVQNIIGIGRREEKLQQALKLGAVDSIVTDIYFGVKKVDLVILAVPVNSIMDIANQMVPYLKMGTIVMDVGSTKQKIVRKLTPSFSSGEIHFVGAHPLAGSEESGIEVAKPDLFEGATCVITPIPQTNGKAISTVRLLWEGIGAKVVEMSPELHDELIAYSSHLPHIIATALVDLIKMQDKKIISLLASGFKDTTRIAASHPVMWRDICLTNQEELLKSIDNFKKILEKWEDLIKNTNSEVLIKEFEEVKNFREQI is encoded by the coding sequence ATGAGAGAAAGAACAGGGGATAGTGAGATGGAAGGGATAAAATCAATAGCCATAATTGGCGTCGGATTAATTGGCGGCTCATTAGGATTGGCTTTAAAAAAGGCTAATTTAGTTCAAAATATAATTGGTATTGGCCGCCGAGAAGAAAAATTACAACAGGCATTAAAATTAGGCGCCGTTGACTCAATTGTAACTGATATTTACTTTGGGGTAAAAAAGGTAGATTTAGTTATTTTAGCCGTCCCGGTTAATTCGATTATGGACATCGCTAACCAGATGGTGCCTTATTTAAAGATGGGAACTATTGTTATGGATGTTGGGAGCACCAAGCAAAAAATTGTAAGAAAACTTACCCCGTCCTTTAGTTCTGGTGAGATACATTTTGTTGGTGCACATCCTTTAGCCGGCTCAGAGGAGTCTGGAATTGAGGTCGCAAAACCTGACTTATTTGAAGGAGCAACCTGTGTCATCACTCCTATTCCTCAAACTAATGGTAAGGCAATATCAACTGTTCGCTTGTTATGGGAAGGTATTGGAGCAAAGGTAGTAGAAATGTCCCCAGAACTACACGATGAATTAATTGCTTACTCAAGTCATCTACCTCATATCATCGCCACAGCCTTAGTTGATTTAATAAAAATGCAGGATAAAAAAATCATATCGCTATTAGCCTCTGGATTTAAAGATACAACCCGAATAGCCGCCAGTCATCCGGTGATGTGGCGAGATATTTGCCTGACCAATCAAGAGGAACTTTTAAAATCTATTGATAATTTTAAAAAAATCCTTGAGAAATGGGAAGATTTGATTAAAAATACTAATTCAGAAGTATTAATAAAAGAATTTGAAGAAGTCAAAAATTTTAGAGAGCAAATTTAG
- a CDS encoding PIG-L family deacetylase, with amino-acid sequence MFLSFDYKMVKIRTFFLCWFLLITGNCLSKNIVVFSPHPDDEVLMTAGIINCAVNDGDRIKVVIVTNGDPDTKEQGRIALQESINGLATLGLNPNDIYFLGYRAATIRDLFDKSNENTLIYLPHRENWNYTYGLPDHPDYFTTKFGEPALLTKKNLKKAIKSILKEELPETIYTTRLHDLHRDHQGVHQFVVESIVSIKRQMPSYSPKVYAAIVHSVSGDDKWPARNLDVHQVVPFTCPTTLGILTPRKWSDIHHISVPPAMLKTPLNDPTVNLKYKAIHCHTSKVNDYHYSFVKSDEIFWLRDFSNIAFLSTVTVSSENTSTTQLGTKAVDGMVDVFYNPENYLHEWVSNSEGTGAWIKLDWDKPYLIDKIILRDRMNLDDWITGGTLIFSDKTLKIKVGALPNNSAETVITFPPRRISWVKFVIDSCKGLNSGLAEFEVYPANIAQYASISVSSGIVRNGQTKDEGNRDKWVSTGSVSRPYLKLIWKEPHLVNRVILYDRQDYSERIIKGTMSFSDGSSIPISALSNNGTGNAFTFKPRNITWVIFTVDEAIGSNIGLFNIEVFEAL; translated from the coding sequence ATGTTTCTTTCTTTTGATTACAAAATGGTAAAGATAAGAACTTTTTTTCTATGTTGGTTTCTTTTAATTACCGGTAACTGTCTTTCCAAAAACATTGTCGTATTTTCACCTCATCCTGATGATGAAGTTTTAATGACGGCTGGTATTATAAATTGTGCCGTCAACGACGGTGACCGTATTAAAGTGGTAATAGTTACCAATGGTGACCCTGATACAAAAGAGCAAGGTCGTATTGCCTTACAGGAATCAATTAACGGTCTGGCTACTTTAGGGTTAAATCCAAATGATATTTATTTTTTAGGATATAGAGCGGCTACCATACGAGATTTATTTGATAAATCTAATGAAAATACGCTAATTTACTTACCTCATAGAGAAAATTGGAATTATACTTATGGATTACCTGACCATCCTGATTACTTTACAACTAAGTTTGGCGAACCAGCATTACTTACCAAAAAGAACCTTAAAAAAGCTATTAAATCAATATTAAAAGAAGAATTACCAGAAACTATCTATACTACAAGATTACATGATTTACATCGTGACCATCAGGGAGTTCATCAATTTGTTGTGGAATCAATAGTGTCGATAAAAAGGCAAATGCCTTCCTATTCTCCAAAAGTTTATGCGGCTATTGTGCATTCAGTGAGTGGAGATGACAAATGGCCTGCGAGAAATTTAGATGTCCATCAAGTTGTCCCATTTACCTGTCCAACTACGCTTGGGATACTGACACCTCGAAAATGGTCTGATATTCATCATATATCTGTTCCACCTGCTATGCTTAAAACTCCCCTTAATGACCCAACGGTAAATTTAAAGTATAAGGCAATTCATTGTCATACATCTAAAGTCAACGACTATCATTATTCATTTGTTAAATCTGATGAAATCTTTTGGCTGCGTGATTTTTCAAATATTGCTTTTCTATCTACTGTTACTGTTTCATCAGAAAATACCTCTACTACCCAATTAGGGACTAAAGCCGTTGATGGAATGGTTGATGTTTTTTACAACCCTGAAAACTATCTCCATGAATGGGTAAGTAATTCAGAAGGAACGGGTGCATGGATTAAGTTAGATTGGGATAAGCCATATTTGATAGATAAAATAATTTTGCGTGATAGAATGAATCTGGATGACTGGATAACTGGAGGGACTCTTATTTTTAGCGATAAGACATTAAAAATAAAGGTTGGGGCACTTCCAAACAATAGTGCAGAAACGGTTATTACTTTTCCACCAAGAAGAATTTCATGGGTCAAATTTGTAATAGACTCCTGCAAGGGGTTGAATAGTGGTTTAGCAGAATTTGAGGTTTATCCAGCTAACATTGCTCAATATGCAAGTATTTCAGTCTCATCAGGAATTGTTCGCAATGGGCAAACAAAGGATGAAGGCAACCGTGATAAATGGGTATCAACGGGTTCAGTTTCAAGACCATATCTTAAATTAATCTGGAAAGAACCTCATTTGGTAAATCGGGTGATTTTATATGATAGACAGGACTATAGTGAAAGGATAATAAAAGGAACTATGAGTTTTAGTGATGGTAGTTCTATTCCCATAAGTGCTTTATCAAATAATGGGACGGGAAATGCCTTTACTTTTAAACCACGCAATATTACCTGGGTAATATTTACCGTTGATGAGGCAATTGGTAGTAACATAGGTTTATTTAATATTGAGGTGTTTGAAGCTCTATGA
- a CDS encoding ATP-binding protein, whose amino-acid sequence MYSRLLKPPEDKSFFLFGPRGTGKTTWVKSTFGNALYLDLLESELFNDLMANPKRLENFIPKDFKDWIIVDEVQRVPELLNEIHRLIEKYRYKFILTGSSARKLRRKGPNLLAGRALRYSFHPLTVAELGNDFNLSHSLVYGQLPCAYTESAPQKYLESYVKTYLQEEIEQEGLTRNLGAFYRFLESASFSQASVLNTSSISRDCAVDRKVVENYFTILEDLLIAYKVFVFTKRAKRRLVSHPKFYFFDVGVYRTLRPKGPFDMPEEIEGHAMETLLFQELKAINDYLDLGYQIFYWRTSNNIEVDFVLYGDKGLKAFEIKRTRKITPSLIRGLKAFLKDYPLAKAYFLYGGERRLYEGDIEIIPIEEAMKNLPLLLG is encoded by the coding sequence ATGTATTCCAGATTACTAAAACCGCCCGAAGATAAGAGTTTTTTTTTATTTGGTCCGCGTGGAACAGGAAAGACGACATGGGTCAAGTCAACCTTTGGCAATGCCCTTTATTTAGACCTACTGGAATCTGAATTATTTAATGACCTTATGGCTAATCCTAAAAGGCTTGAAAATTTTATCCCCAAAGATTTTAAAGACTGGATTATCGTAGATGAAGTCCAAAGGGTTCCTGAACTTCTAAATGAGATTCATCGACTGATTGAGAAATACAGGTATAAATTTATTTTGACAGGTTCAAGTGCGAGGAAATTGAGGAGAAAAGGACCAAATCTACTTGCTGGTAGAGCTTTACGATATTCTTTCCATCCCCTTACAGTCGCCGAACTCGGCAATGATTTTAATCTAAGCCATTCTTTAGTATATGGACAACTGCCTTGTGCTTATACGGAATCTGCTCCCCAAAAATATTTGGAAAGCTATGTTAAAACCTATTTGCAGGAAGAAATAGAACAGGAAGGATTAACCAGGAATTTAGGAGCATTTTATAGGTTTTTGGAATCTGCCAGTTTTTCACAAGCCTCTGTTTTAAATACCTCCTCAATAAGTCGTGATTGTGCGGTTGACCGTAAAGTAGTTGAAAATTATTTTACGATATTAGAAGATTTACTTATCGCCTATAAGGTGTTTGTTTTCACTAAAAGGGCAAAAAGGCGGCTTGTTTCTCATCCTAAATTTTATTTTTTTGATGTTGGGGTCTATCGCACATTAAGGCCAAAAGGGCCTTTTGATATGCCAGAGGAAATTGAAGGACATGCGATGGAAACCTTACTGTTTCAAGAATTGAAGGCTATAAATGACTACCTTGATTTGGGCTATCAGATATTTTATTGGAGGACTTCCAACAATATTGAGGTAGATTTTGTCTTATATGGCGATAAGGGACTCAAGGCATTTGAAATAAAACGAACCAGAAAAATTACTCCCTCTTTGATTAGAGGACTAAAGGCATTTCTAAAAGATTATCCCCTCGCTAAAGCCTACTTTCTTTATGGTGGAGAACGCCGACTTTATGAAGGTGATATTGAAATCATTCCTATAGAAGAGGCAATGAAAAACCTTCCTTTGCTTCTTGGCTAA
- a CDS encoding glycosyltransferase, with product MANILIISYIFPPLNSTGCRRVYTWAKYLKRLGHKVSILTADTPDDERTKNFVVDCSAFQSYRLRYFDPRSLIKRIFKVQGPISNEFGGSHKKRLIELLLDKGLRILNRYLSSRGILFGTTRMPTFSDLWFFQAYKKAKMLIQEHDIKIIITNSPPPVGNLVGLALKKRFKDILWIQDFRDLWTQNPVHSGLFPFTLTEGFLERKCINHSDVIIVVSEILKQWLQEKYPQKTKDIFVIENGYDEELLREIRVDDFPESKKTIIYTGTLYERRSNPKRLFEVIDKNYTYLKDKVEISFYGAYETKVILDKFFDKYPNTKDIIKYKGFLSTKDALSEQKKADVLLFIERDKENDGVLTAKLFEYMALRKPILCLGISPSSYVGGILQKTGLGIFCGDNTRLIEQSINAIIKDEVRISPDDDFISNFSREKQVKRLDELIRYYCESFSYTY from the coding sequence ATGGCAAATATTCTTATTATTAGTTACATCTTTCCACCTTTGAATTCAACGGGTTGTAGACGGGTATATACCTGGGCTAAATATCTCAAAAGACTTGGGCATAAAGTTAGTATCCTTACTGCCGATACTCCTGATGATGAAAGAACGAAAAATTTTGTGGTTGATTGCTCTGCTTTTCAGTCATATAGATTGAGATACTTTGATCCCAGAAGTTTGATTAAAAGGATATTTAAGGTGCAGGGACCGATAAGTAATGAATTTGGTGGTTCCCATAAAAAACGATTAATTGAGTTATTGCTGGATAAAGGATTAAGAATACTTAATAGGTATTTATCAAGTAGAGGTATTTTGTTTGGTACTACCCGGATGCCTACTTTCTCTGATTTATGGTTTTTTCAAGCTTATAAAAAGGCTAAAATGCTAATTCAAGAACATGATATAAAGATTATTATCACCAACTCCCCTCCTCCTGTAGGCAATTTGGTGGGCTTGGCTTTAAAAAAAAGATTTAAGGATATTCTTTGGATTCAAGATTTCCGTGATTTATGGACACAAAATCCTGTCCATTCTGGATTGTTTCCATTTACTCTTACGGAAGGTTTTTTAGAACGAAAATGTATTAATCATTCAGATGTAATTATTGTCGTTTCGGAGATATTGAAGCAGTGGCTACAAGAAAAATATCCACAAAAGACAAAAGATATATTCGTTATAGAAAATGGTTATGATGAGGAATTGTTAAGAGAGATAAGGGTAGATGATTTTCCTGAATCAAAGAAGACTATTATTTATACAGGGACTCTTTATGAGAGGAGAAGTAATCCCAAAAGACTGTTTGAGGTCATAGATAAAAATTATACCTATTTAAAAGATAAAGTAGAGATATCATTTTATGGTGCTTATGAGACAAAGGTTATTCTTGATAAGTTTTTTGATAAATATCCTAACACAAAAGATATTATAAAATATAAAGGGTTTCTTTCTACTAAAGATGCCCTCTCTGAGCAGAAGAAGGCGGATGTTTTGCTTTTTATTGAAAGAGATAAAGAAAACGACGGTGTTCTGACCGCAAAATTATTTGAGTATATGGCATTAAGAAAACCTATTCTTTGTCTGGGAATAAGTCCTTCTTCTTATGTAGGAGGTATATTGCAAAAAACTGGTTTAGGCATTTTTTGCGGTGATAATACGAGGCTAATAGAACAAAGCATAAATGCTATAATTAAAGATGAGGTAAGGATTTCTCCTGATGATGATTTTATCAGCAATTTCTCGAGGGAAAAACAGGTAAAGAGATTAGATGAACTGATTAGATATTATTGTGAATCCTTTTCTTACACTTATTAA
- a CDS encoding glycosyltransferase family 1 protein has product MKIGISAYPLARKFTGTSVYLYNIIKQLHKIDDENQYFLYAPNSLQIPFEEVPSSWHLRIKKGRLNTMATCWMQFNANNDLRKDAIDIFWATESILPINLPSRVKTILTVYDLTYYYYPSTLKWDNRIIFPLFFKTSLLKAHQIITISESVALEIKDKFPKLRNKIKYAYPGICQKEFRPLPKTQTKQYIADKFHTSTDYLLTVSTIEPRKNIENLLKAYALFRRNYPQLNYPLLIAGGKGWQNSSIYRIYKKLKFSPAEVKFLNYVPQEDLVKLYNGAELFIFPSLYEGFGFPPLEAMACGCPVLVSNIPIFKEILNDAAIFVEPLNIQEISEGIYRGLTDINLKENLIQKGLERVQLFSWEKTAKTLLELFTKRSN; this is encoded by the coding sequence ATGAAAATCGGTATATCTGCATATCCTTTAGCCAGAAAATTTACAGGAACAAGTGTTTATTTATACAATATCATTAAACAGTTACATAAGATAGATGATGAGAATCAATATTTTTTATATGCACCCAATTCCTTACAAATTCCTTTTGAAGAGGTTCCTTCCTCCTGGCATTTGCGAATAAAAAAGGGCAGGTTAAACACTATGGCTACCTGCTGGATGCAGTTTAACGCCAACAATGACTTAAGAAAAGATGCTATTGACATCTTCTGGGCAACTGAATCTATTTTACCTATAAACCTTCCTTCTCGTGTCAAGACAATATTAACTGTTTATGATTTAACCTATTATTATTATCCATCAACACTAAAATGGGATAATCGTATTATCTTTCCTTTGTTTTTTAAAACCTCTCTTTTAAAGGCACATCAAATTATTACCATTTCGGAATCTGTGGCATTAGAAATAAAAGATAAATTTCCAAAACTTCGAAATAAAATCAAATATGCTTATCCTGGTATTTGTCAAAAAGAATTTCGTCCTCTTCCTAAAACCCAGACCAAACAATATATTGCTGACAAATTTCATACCTCTACAGATTATCTCTTGACAGTATCGACTATAGAGCCAAGGAAAAATATTGAGAATTTACTTAAAGCCTATGCCTTATTTAGAAGAAATTATCCACAACTAAACTATCCCCTTCTTATTGCTGGAGGAAAAGGTTGGCAAAATTCGTCAATTTATAGAATTTATAAAAAACTAAAATTTTCTCCTGCAGAAGTTAAATTTTTAAATTATGTTCCTCAAGAGGATTTGGTTAAGTTATATAATGGGGCTGAGTTATTTATTTTTCCTTCTCTGTATGAAGGATTTGGCTTTCCACCCTTAGAGGCAATGGCTTGTGGATGTCCTGTTTTAGTCTCTAATATTCCTATTTTTAAAGAGATTTTAAATGATGCGGCTATTTTTGTAGAGCCGTTAAATATTCAAGAAATAAGTGAAGGAATATATAGAGGTTTAACTGACATCAACCTAAAAGAAAATCTTATCCAAAAGGGATTAGAACGAGTGCAGTTATTTTCCTGGGAAAAGACCGCTAAGACACTTTTAGAATTATTTACAAAAAGGAGCAACTAA